One window of Zalophus californianus isolate mZalCal1 chromosome 3, mZalCal1.pri.v2, whole genome shotgun sequence genomic DNA carries:
- the LOC113921022 gene encoding activated RNA polymerase II transcriptional coactivator p15-like, which translates to MPKSKELVSSSSSGSDSDSEVDKKLKRKKQVTPEKPVKKQKTGETLRALSSSKQSSSRDDNMFQIGKMRYVSVRDFKGKVLIDIREYWVDPEGEMKPGRKGISLNPEQWSQLKEQIADIDDAVRKL; encoded by the coding sequence ATGCCTAAATCAAAGGAACTTGTTTCTTCAAGCTCTTCTGGCAGTGATTCTGACAGCGAGGTTGACAAAAAgttaaagaggaaaaagcaagttACTCCAGAAAAACCTGTAAAGAAGCAAAAGACTGGTGAAACTTTAAGAGCCCTGTCGTCCTCTAAGCAGAGCAGCAGCAGAGATGATAACATGTTCCAGATTGGGAAAATGAGGTACGTCAGTGTTCGGGACTTTAAAGGGAAAGTCCTAATTGATATTAGGGAATATTGGGTGGATCCAGAAGGTGAAAtgaaacctggaagaaaaggtATTTCTTTAAATCCTGAGCAATGGAGCCAGCTGAAGGAACAGATTGCAGACATTGATGACGCAGTAAGAAAGCTGTAA